A region of the Polaribacter sp. L3A8 genome:
TTTAGAAAATGTAATTAAAGGACATCCAATTTTATTAAACAGGGCTCCTACTTTACACAGACTTGGTATACAAGCATTTCAACCAAAATTAATTGAGGGTAAAGCGATTCAATTACATCCACTTGCATGTTCGGCCTTTAATGCCGATTTTGATGGGGATCAAATGGCGGTTCACTTACCATTAGGACCAGAAGCTATTTTAGAAGCACAATTATTAATGTTGGCTTCTCATAATATCTTAAATCCTGCAAATGGTGCTCCAGTAACAGTTCCTTCTCAGGATATGGTACTTGGTTTATATTATATGACTAAAGAAAGAATCTCTACTCCAGAAGTTAAAATTAAAGGAGAAGGATTAACTTTTTATTCACCAGAAGAAGTAACAATTGCTTTTAACGAAGAAATGGTAGACTTAAATGCTGGAATAAAAGTAAGAACTTATGATGTTGACGAGAATGGAGAACAAGTTAGAAAAATTATAAAAACTACTGTTGGTAGAGTTTTATTTAATGAAGTTGTTCCTGCCAAAGCTGGTTATATTAATGAGGTATTAACTAAGAAAAATTTACGTGGTATTATTGGTGGTATTTTAAAAGCTACAGATATTCCTACAACAGGAGATTTCTTAGATCAGATAAAAAATATGGGATATAAATTTGCCTTCCAAGGTGGTTTATCATTCTCATTAGGGGATATCATTATTCCTAAAGAAAAACAATCTATGATTGATGAAGCCAATAAAGAGGTAGATATCATTGTAGGTAACTATAACATGGGTATGTTAACGCAAAAAGAGCGTTACAATCAGGTAATTGATGTTTGGGGTTCTACCAACAACAGATTAACTGAGTTATCTATGAAAAACTTACGTGAAGATCAACAAGGTTTCAACTCAGTATACATGATGCTTGATTCTGGTGCAAGGGGTTCTAAAGAACAAATTCGTCAGTTAACAGGTATGCGTGGATTAATGGCAAAACCTAAGAAATCTACAGCAGGTGGTGGAGAAATTATTGAGAATCCGATTCTTTCTAACTTTAAGGAAGGTTTATCAATTCTTGAATACTTTATCTCTACTCACGGTGCGCGTAAAGGACTTGCAGATACCGCTTTAAAAACGGCAGATGCTGGTTACTTAACACGTAGATTGGTAGATGTTTCTCAAGATGTTATTGTAAACGAAGAAGATTGTGGTACATTAAGAGGTTTAGAAGTTGCTCCATTAAAGAAAAATGATGAGATTGTAGAATCTTTATCAGATAGAATTGAAGGGCGTGTTTCTTTACAAGATGTTTATCATCCATTAACAGAAGAACTTATATTAGAAGCAAATCAAGCAATTACTTCTAAATTAGCTGAAGCTGTAGAAAAATCTGGAATTGATAAATTAGAAGTAAGATCTCCATTAACTTGTGAGTCTACTAGAGGTATCTGTGCAAAATGTTACGGACAAAGTTTATCTACTCTTAGTAAAGTACAAATTGGTGAAGCAGTTGGTGTTATTGCAGCACAATCTATTGGTGAGCCTGGTACACAGTTAACATTACGTACTTTCCACGTTGGTGGGGTTGCAGGTAATATTTCTGAAGAGAATAAATTAATAGCTAAGTTTGAAGGTAAAGTTGTTATCGATGATTTACGTACAGTTGTTGGAAAAGACAATGATGGTAAATCAATTGATATTGTAATATCTAGAACTGCAGAGATTAAAATTATTGATAAGAAAACAGGAATTACTCAGAGTACAAATATTTTACCTTACGGTTCTATTATCTTTGATAAAGAACGTAAATCGATTAAAAAAGGTGAAGTAATTGTTCAATGGGATCCATTTAATGGTGTAATTGTTTCTGAATTCGGTGGAAAAGTGAAGTTTGATAACTTACAACAAGGTATTAATTACTCTGTAGAAGTTGATGAGCAAACAGGTTTCCAAGAGATTGTAATGATCGATTCTAAGAACAAAAAACTAATTGCTTCTTTAATTATTGAAGATAATGATGGTAACGCATTACGTTCATACAGTTTACCTTTAGGTGCACACTTAATGGTTACTGATGGAGATAAAGTTGATGCCGGTCATACATTAGTTAAAATTCCTAGAAAATCTGGTAAAGCAGGGGATATTACAGGAGGTTTACCACGTGTAACAGAATTATTTGAAGCACGTAATCCTTCTAACCCATCTGTAGTTTCAGAAATTGACGGTGTTGTTTCTTTCGGGAAAATTAAGCGTGGAAATAGAGAAATTATTGTTGAGTCTAAAACTGGAGATATTAGTAAGTATTTAGTTAAGCTTTCTAACCAGATCTTAGTTCAAGAGAATGACTTTATTAAAGCAGGTATGCCATTATCAGACGGAGCAACAACTCCTTCAGATATTTTAAGAATTCAAGGACCATCTGCAGTACAAGAATACTTAGTAAATGAAATACAAGAAGTATATCGTTTACAGGGTGTGAAGATTAACGACAAACATTTTGAAGTTGTTGTACGTCAAATGATGCGTAAAGTTAAAATTATAGATTCTGGAGATACATTATTCTTAGAGAATCAATTAATTCATAAAATTGACTTTATTCAGGATAACGATGCAATCTACGGAATGAAAGTTGTTGAAGATGCTGGAGATTCTGAAAACTTAGTAGCAGGTCAAATTATTTCTGCACGTCAATTAAGAGATGAAAATTCTTTATTAAGAAGAAATGATCAAAACTTAGTAGAAGCAAGAGATGCTAAACCAGCAACGGCAGAGCAAGTATTACAAGGTATTACAAGAGCATCACTACAAACAAAATCGTTTATTTCTGCAGCTTCCTTCCAGGAAACTACAAAAGTATTAAACGAAGCTGCTGTAAGTGGTAAAATAGATACTTTAGAAGGTCTTAAAGAAAATGTAATTGTTGGTAAGAGAATTCCAGCAGGTACAGGAATGAGATCTTATGAAAAAATTCTAGTTGGTTCTAAAGACGAAATGGAAAAAAGTTTCTAAATAAACGTTTTTAACGTTATAATTTTTTAAAAGTTGAATTGTTTGCTGTAACTTATTACACTATTCAATTCAACTTTTTTTTTTATTTCTTCTCGAGCGCAGTCGAGAGGTTTATAATTTAGGTTTCGACTGCGCTCGACCTGACAAATTTATTAAAATGGAAGAAGATCAAAACAAAGACGGACAAATAAATATAGAATTAGATCAAGAAATTGCGGAAGGAACGTATTCTAATTTGGCAATTATTAATCATTCTATGTCAGAATTTATTGTAGATTTTATTAATATTATGCCAGGTGTACCAAAGGCCAAAGTGAAATCGAGAATTATATTAACTCCTCAGCACGCAAAAAGGTTAACCCAAGCTTTAGCAGATAATGTTAGAAAGTTTGAACAAGCCCATGGAGAAATTAAAGATTATGAACAACCTCCAATTCCAATGAATTTTGGACCTACAGGTCAAGCTTAATATATTAAAGACTGCTTTTAAAGCGGTCTTTTTTGTTTTTAGTTTAGAATGAATTATTTGGGTAATATAATAAAGGTTAAAAAACGATATAACAATTTATATTAGTTACTAAAAAGGTATTATATACTTTAGAACTAAGTGTTGTTAGGTACTTTTAAAGTTAGGTATGTGAGGTATCTAAAGGTGTTTGTAAACTTGTTTTTTTAGATCTAATAAAATCTAAATAATGGTTTCTATTTGCCTACTTTTCTTTTTTAAGACATCATAATATAAAAAATCGATTATTTCTTTTTTACATTGATAAATTGGTCTTGAATTCCAACTATGATTTCCGTTTTGTACGCTGTATAAATAATACGGTTTGTTTATAGATTTTAGTTTATTCGCAATCGCTTTAGATCCAAATAATTTTAAATA
Encoded here:
- the rpoC gene encoding DNA-directed RNA polymerase subunit beta', with translation MARKQEKYTVKKFNKISIGLSSPEAILEISKGEVLKPETINYRTHKPERDGLFCERIFGPVKDYECACGKYKRIRYKGIVCDRCGVEVTEKKVRRDRVGHINLVVPVAHIWYFRSLPNKMGYLLGLPSKKLDMIIYYERYVVIQPGIAKNVEGEPLQKMDFLTEEEYLDIADELPQDNQYLDDTDPNKFIAKMGAECLIDLLARIDLDGLSFELRHKANTETSKQRKTEALKRLNVVEAFRDSQKNRENHPEWMIMKAIPVIPPELRPLVPLDGGRFATSDLNDLYRRVIIRNNRLKRLVEIKAPEVILRNEKRMLQESVDSLFDNTRKSSAVKTESNRPLKSLSDSLKGKQGRFRQNLLGKRVDYSARSVIVVGPELRLSECGIPKDMAAELYKPFVIRKLIERGIVKTVKSAKKIIDRKEPVVWDILENVIKGHPILLNRAPTLHRLGIQAFQPKLIEGKAIQLHPLACSAFNADFDGDQMAVHLPLGPEAILEAQLLMLASHNILNPANGAPVTVPSQDMVLGLYYMTKERISTPEVKIKGEGLTFYSPEEVTIAFNEEMVDLNAGIKVRTYDVDENGEQVRKIIKTTVGRVLFNEVVPAKAGYINEVLTKKNLRGIIGGILKATDIPTTGDFLDQIKNMGYKFAFQGGLSFSLGDIIIPKEKQSMIDEANKEVDIIVGNYNMGMLTQKERYNQVIDVWGSTNNRLTELSMKNLREDQQGFNSVYMMLDSGARGSKEQIRQLTGMRGLMAKPKKSTAGGGEIIENPILSNFKEGLSILEYFISTHGARKGLADTALKTADAGYLTRRLVDVSQDVIVNEEDCGTLRGLEVAPLKKNDEIVESLSDRIEGRVSLQDVYHPLTEELILEANQAITSKLAEAVEKSGIDKLEVRSPLTCESTRGICAKCYGQSLSTLSKVQIGEAVGVIAAQSIGEPGTQLTLRTFHVGGVAGNISEENKLIAKFEGKVVIDDLRTVVGKDNDGKSIDIVISRTAEIKIIDKKTGITQSTNILPYGSIIFDKERKSIKKGEVIVQWDPFNGVIVSEFGGKVKFDNLQQGINYSVEVDEQTGFQEIVMIDSKNKKLIASLIIEDNDGNALRSYSLPLGAHLMVTDGDKVDAGHTLVKIPRKSGKAGDITGGLPRVTELFEARNPSNPSVVSEIDGVVSFGKIKRGNREIIVESKTGDISKYLVKLSNQILVQENDFIKAGMPLSDGATTPSDILRIQGPSAVQEYLVNEIQEVYRLQGVKINDKHFEVVVRQMMRKVKIIDSGDTLFLENQLIHKIDFIQDNDAIYGMKVVEDAGDSENLVAGQIISARQLRDENSLLRRNDQNLVEARDAKPATAEQVLQGITRASLQTKSFISAASFQETTKVLNEAAVSGKIDTLEGLKENVIVGKRIPAGTGMRSYEKILVGSKDEMEKSF
- a CDS encoding DUF3467 domain-containing protein yields the protein MEEDQNKDGQINIELDQEIAEGTYSNLAIINHSMSEFIVDFINIMPGVPKAKVKSRIILTPQHAKRLTQALADNVRKFEQAHGEIKDYEQPPIPMNFGPTGQA